TAATTCGGGGTCGTCGTCGATCAAGTTCCAGCTCGTCCACCCGAGGGTGGGCGACGCCGTCGGGTCGGGGCTCGTCGAACGGATCGGGGAGTCGTCGGGCCGCATCGTCTACCACCACCCGGGGGGCGTGCTCGAGCGCGAACTCGTCATCCCCGACCACACGGCGGGGCTGCACGCCGCGGAGGACGTCATCGCCGAGGCCGGACGCTCCCTCAGCGACTGGGGCGTCGTGGCGGTGGGCCACCGCGTCGTGCACGGCGGGCCGGTGTTCCGGGAGCCGACCGTCGTCGACGACGACGTCGTCGCCGAATTGCGCAGGCTGTCGCCGCTGGCCCCGCTGCACAATCCGCCGAACGTCGTCGGGATCGAGGTGGCGCGCCGACTCCTCCCCGACGTCCCGCACGTCGCGGTGTTCGACACCGCCTACTTCCACACGCTGCCGGAGGCCGCCGCCACCTACGCGATCGACGCGGAGGTGGCACGCGCGAACGGGGTGCGCCGCTACGGCTTCCACGGGACGTCGCACGAGTACGTCAGCGAGCGGGCCGCCGCGTTCGTGGACCGCGACTACGGCGAGCTGGACCAGATCGTCCTCCACCTCGGAAACGGGGCGTCGGCCGCGGCGATCCGGGGCGGA
This genomic stretch from Prescottella soli harbors:
- a CDS encoding acetate/propionate family kinase; amino-acid sequence: MTEPVVLVINSGSSSIKFQLVHPRVGDAVGSGLVERIGESSGRIVYHHPGGVLERELVIPDHTAGLHAAEDVIAEAGRSLSDWGVVAVGHRVVHGGPVFREPTVVDDDVVAELRRLSPLAPLHNPPNVVGIEVARRLLPDVPHVAVFDTAYFHTLPEAAATYAIDAEVARANGVRRYGFHGTSHEYVSERAAAFVDRDYGELDQIVLHLGNGASAAAIRGGRAVDTSMGMTPLEGLVMGTRSGDLDPGVILHLNRNAGMKGDELDDLLNRHSGLKGLCGENDFRALRQMVADGDPAAKLAYDVYVHRLRRYIGAYLVELGGVDVITFTGGVGEHDVDVRRDALAGLGRLGIVVDDTRNASTETGERRISADDSAVEVLVVPTNEELAIARKAIALV